A genome region from Sphingobium sp. CR2-8 includes the following:
- a CDS encoding tetratricopeptide repeat protein, whose amino-acid sequence MTGWFIAFGLAITAFAAMLLIGRIPRATREMTAAALLLGLAGYAWQGNPGLAGTPRASKETAGDKFDEKLAEQRRGLAERYGSAGQWLMMSDGLGRQGKTKEAANILLSGIRATPDDANLWLGLGNALVAHGDGVLSPGADFAYRRALTLDMEGPAPRYFYGLALARNGQLQAARDLWAPLAASAPSGSQIKAELDANIARIDAMLNAGAQKAP is encoded by the coding sequence TCCTCATCGGCCGCATTCCCCGCGCCACCCGCGAGATGACAGCCGCCGCGCTGCTGCTGGGTTTGGCCGGCTATGCCTGGCAGGGCAATCCGGGACTGGCCGGCACACCCCGTGCCAGCAAGGAGACGGCAGGCGACAAATTCGACGAAAAACTCGCCGAACAGCGGCGGGGCTTGGCTGAGCGTTATGGGTCTGCGGGGCAATGGCTGATGATGTCCGACGGCTTGGGTCGCCAGGGCAAGACGAAGGAAGCCGCCAACATCCTGTTGTCGGGCATACGCGCCACGCCCGATGACGCGAATTTGTGGCTGGGACTGGGCAATGCGCTGGTCGCCCATGGTGACGGCGTGCTGTCGCCGGGCGCCGACTTCGCCTATCGCCGCGCGCTGACGCTGGACATGGAAGGTCCGGCGCCCCGCTATTTCTACGGCCTCGCGCTGGCCCGCAACGGGCAGTTGCAGGCCGCGCGCGACCTGTGGGCGCCGCTCGCCGCCAGCGCGCCGAGCGGCAGCCAGATCAAAGCGGAACTGGACGCCAATATCGCGCGTATCGACGCGATGCTGAATGCAGGTGCGCAGAAGGCACCATGA